CCACCGACTGCGCGGCATTGGGATAGGTCGGCGCGGTGGCGCTGATCAGGTACTGATGGTTAAGAAACGAGCCACCAAACGCACCCTGGAAAAAGTTGTCGCACAGCACGAACTCCTTAGCCACATCCCACAGGCGCAGGGAGTAGCGGCTCTGGGCGTAATGGCCCATCACCAGGCCACCGGAATCGCCCCAGGCCACGAAGCGGTCGTTCTTGCCACCGTTGATCTGCATCTGGTTCTGGTAGAACACATGCCACAAGTCCCGGGTCACCAGGCTCAGCGGCAAGTCTTCGGCATTCGGGCCTTTGAGGGCGAACGGTGCGTTGGGCAGGTTTTCCTGAAATTGCACCGCGCTCGGGTAGGTCACGCCATCCACGCTTTGCGGGCCCGCCTGCAACACGCCGCCCCAGGTCGGGGGGAGGGTGGTCAATACGCTGCCGTCGCGGTCGCGCTGCTGAAAGTCGGCAGTGGAAAGCGCCGAGAGAGGCTTCTCCAGTCCGGGGAAGTGCGCGAACAAATTGTTGAAACTGCGGTTCTCGGCGTAGATCACCACCACGGTCTTCACATTCTCGCGCAAGGCCTTGTCCAGCTCCTGGGGCGAGAGCGGCCGTGGCACCGGCTTACCCGGTGTCTGGCTCGCGTTGCCGCAGGCACTCAAGCTCGCACCTACCCCCAGCACCGCCGCGCCGCCCAGGAATCGCCGGCGGCTCGTGTCTACCGGCGATTGGGTGTTGGAATCGGAAGTCGGGCGGTCTTCGGGCGCGTCAGTCATTGCGGGGGAATCCTTGGCGAGATGTTGCAAGATATTTCGCAGGACGGTAGCAATGGAATGTGACGAAATTAAGGCAGCTACAAGTTCCAAGCCTCAAGCAGCAAGCTTGAAGCTAAAAACTTGCAGCTTGAGGCTGCTTTTAAGGCATCACCGGCGGCAAATACTTCAACGTTGTTCCCAATGCCCACAACAGGAACAACACCAGCGGCGTGTGCACCAGCAGCTGCACGAACGAAAAGCCGATCAAATCCCTCGCCTTGAGCCCCAACACCCCGAGCAGCGGCAACATATAGAACGGGTTGATCAAGTTCGGCAGCGCTTCGGCCGCGTTGTAGATCTGCACCGCCCAGCCCAGGTGATATTGCAGGTCGTTGGCCACTTGCATCACGTAGGGCGCTTCGATGATCCACTTGCCGCCGCCGGACGGGATGAAGAAGCCCAGCACCGCCGAGTACACGCCCATCAGCAGGGCGTAGGTGTCGTGGGACGCGATGGAGGTGAAGAACAGCGAGATATGGTGCGCCAGGGTCTGCCCGTCGCCGCCTTTGACCACGGTCATCAGCGCCGCAATCGAGCCGTACAGCGGGAACTGGATCAGCACGCCGGTGGTGGTCGGCACGGCGCGGGCCACCGCGTCGAGGAAGCTGCGCGGGCGCCAGTGCAGCAGCGCGCCGACCATGATGAACAGAAAGTTATAGGTGTTGAGCCCCGAGATGGCGCTGATGGCCGGTTTGGTCGAAAACTCGTGGAACAACCAACCGGCCGCCAGCAACGCCAGCAGGATCGTCAGCAGTGGGCTGTGCTCCAGCCATTCGCCGGGTCGGGTCGGGGCCTGCAGCTTGGGCAGATTGAACGCGGGGTCGACGCCGCAGGCTTTGGCATCCCGTGCACTGTTCGGGCCCGGTGCGGTGGCATAGGCGATGATCAGCGACACGATGATCAGCGCCAGCAGCATCACACCGGATTGCCACAAAAAGATGGTTTCGGTAAACGGGATCATTCCGGTGATCGCCAGGATCGAGGGCGGCAAGCTGGCCGGGTTGGCCTGCAACTGCGCGGCCGAGGACGACAACCCCAGCGCCCACACCGCGCCCAGGCCCAGATAGGCAGCCGCGCCAGCGGCACGGTAGTCCATGCGCAGGTCCGTGCGCCGCGCCAGTGCGCGCACCAGCAAACCGCCGAACACCAGGGACAGGCCCCAGTTGAGCAGCGACGCCACCATGGAAATCAGCGCAACCCAGGCCACCGCCGAGCGACCGTTGCGGGGGATGCGTGCCAGGCGGTCAATCAGTTTCACCGCAGGCGGCGAACTGGCGACCACATAGCCACCGATCACCACAAAGGCCATCTGCATGGTGAATGGAATCAGGCTCCAGAACCCGTCACCAAACGCTTTGGCGGCTTCGGTGGGCGCAGCGCCCATGCCCAGGGTGGCCACCGCGACGATGATCACGGCAAGGGCGGCGAACACCCAGGAGTCCGGAAACCAGCGCTCGGCGAAGTTGGAGCAGCGCAGGGCGAATCGGGCATAGCGGCTTTCTTCGATAGCATCGGCCACGAGTCTTTCCTCTTGTATTTATTATGGGGTTGGCAGTTTTTCGGCATGTTCCTCTACGCTCATTGATTTGTGAATGTAGTTATCTTCATCGATCAATGAGTAAAACAAATATATCCGCCGCGATTGCCAGGATCCGGTTCAACTCATAACCTGCACGCCATTTTGTCTGTCTGCCGAGCTTGTACATGACTGCCACCGTTTCTTCACAGGCGCAGCGCTTTTCCCGCTCCGACTACAAAACCCTGGGCCTGGCCGCCCTCGGTGGCGCCTTGGAAATCTACGATTTCATTATCTTCGTGTTCTTCGCGCTGACCCTCAGCCAACTGTTCTTCCCCCCGGAAATGCCCGAGTGGCTGCGGCTGCTGCAAAGCTTCGGCATCTTCGTCACCGGCTACCTCGCACGTCCGCTGGGCGGCATCCTGATGGCGCACTTTGCCGACCACCTGGGACGCAAGCGTGTGTTCAGCCTGAGCATCCTGATGATGGCCTTGCCCTGCCTGCTGATCGGGATCATGCCGACCTACGCGCAAATCGGCTATTTCGCACCGCTGATCCTGCTGGTGCTGCGCGTCTTGCAAGGCGCTGCGGTAGGCGGTGAAGTGCCCAGCGCCTGGACCTTCGTCGCCGAACACGCCCCGCGCAGTCATCGCGGCTATGCCTTGGGGTTCCTGCAAGCGGGCCTGACGTTCGGCTACTTGCTGGGCGCACTCACGGCTACGTTGCTTGCACAGGTGTTTACCCCGGCCGAAATTCTCGACTACGCCTGGCGCTTGCCGTTCCTGCTTGGCGGCGTATTTGGCGTGATCGGCGTATGGCTGCGTCGCTGGCTCAGCGAAACTCCGGTGTTCCTCGAAATGCAGGCTCGCCGCCAGGCTGCCGCCGAACTGCCGCTGCGCACCATATTGCGCGACCACCGCGCCGTGTTGCTGCCGGCGATGATCCTCACCTGTGTGCTCACCTCGGCGGTGGTGGTGCTCGTCGTCATCACCCCGACCATGATGCAGAAAACCTTCGGCATGAGCCCCAGCCACACCTTTGCCCTGAGCGCGTTGGGGATTGTGTTCCTCAACATCGGCTGCGTATTGGCGGGCCTGCTGGTGGACCGTATTGGCGCCTGGCGCGCGGTGCTGGTCTACAGCCTGCTGCTGCCGGTCGGGGTGTTTATGCTGTACGCCAGCCTGATCAGCGGCGGTATCTGGCTGGGCGCGGCGTATGCCGTGGCAGGCTTGAGCTGCGGTGTGGTGGGCGCGGTGCCGTCGGTGATGGTCGGCCTCTTTCCGGCGCAGGTGCGGGTGTCGGGAATTTCCTTCACCTACAACATTGCCTATGCGCTCTGGGCGAGCATTACGCCGCTGATACTGATTGCGTTGATGCCCACGAGTCCGTGGATCTGCGTGGGCTATTGCGTGGTGATGGGCGCGGTGGGGGCCGGGAGTGCGGCGCTGTTCGGCAAGCGCCACACCCTGGTTGGCTGAGGCTCAGGTCAGCAAGTGCCAGAGCAGCAATGTACCGACCAGCCCGACCACCGAAACGATGGTCTGCAACGCTGACCACACCCAGATCGTCTGCTTGAGCTGCAAACCAAAGTACTCGCGCACCATCCAGAATCCGGCGTCATTGACGTGGCAGAAGAACACCGAGCCTGCGCCAATGGCCAGCGCCACCAGTGAACTCTGGGTCGCCGCGAGCCCGGCCATCATCGGCGCGAGAATGCCCGCCGTGGTAGTGGTAGCGACGGTGGCCGAGCCGGTGGCCTGGCGCAGTGCCACAGCGATCAGCCAGGCCAGCAACAGGTACGGCATGTGTGCGCCTTCGGCGACCTTGCTGATGGTCTGGCTCACGCCCGCGTCGAGCAGCGTTTGCTTGAGGCCGCCACCGGCGCCGATGGTCAGCAGCAACACGGCGATGGGCGCGAGGGCTTTGCGCAGGGTGTTGCCGACATCGGCGCGTGGCATGCCGGCGGCCCAGCCCAGACAGATCACCGCGGCGATCACCGCCAGCCCGAGGGCGATCAGCGGTTCGCCGAGGAATTTCAAGGTCAGGCCGACCGTGCTTTGCGCAGGCAACGCGACTTTGGCCAGGGTGCTGCCGAGCATCAAAATCACCGGCAACAGAATAATCAGCAGTGACACGCCAAAGCTCGGCTGACGCGGCGCTTTGGGCGGTGCACTGAACAGCGCGCCGATCTCGGCCGGTTCATCCACGTGCAGGCGCTTGGACAGCCAGTTGCCATACAGCGGCCCGGCCAGGATCACGGCCGGCATCGCCAGGCAAAAGCCCAGCAACATGGTCAGGCCCAAGTCGGCGTGCAACGCGCCTACGGCAATCAGTGGCCCAGGGTGAGGTGGCATCAAGGCATGCAGGGTGGTCATGCCGGCCAGTGCGGGGATGGCGATTTTCAGCAACGGCTGGTTCGAACGTTTGGCCATCACAAAGATGATCGGCACCATCATCACCAAGCCCACTTCGAAGAACAGCGGCAGGCCGATCACCATGGCGACCAACGCCATCACCCACGGCAAGGACTTGCCTTTGCCCAGCCCGAGCAACGTGGTAGCGATACGGTCCGCCGCGCCGGATTCGGCCATCAGCGCGCCGAGCATCGCGCCCAGGGCAATGATGATCCCGGCTTCACCGAGAATCGCCCCGGCGCCTTTGCTGAACGCCTTGGCCACTTCTTCCGGGGGCAGCCCGGCGCCGACCCCGGCAATAAAGGTGCCGATCAGGATCGACAGG
This region of Pseudomonas sp. MUP55 genomic DNA includes:
- a CDS encoding short-chain fatty acid transporter, which codes for MADAIEESRYARFALRCSNFAERWFPDSWVFAALAVIIVAVATLGMGAAPTEAAKAFGDGFWSLIPFTMQMAFVVIGGYVVASSPPAVKLIDRLARIPRNGRSAVAWVALISMVASLLNWGLSLVFGGLLVRALARRTDLRMDYRAAGAAAYLGLGAVWALGLSSSAAQLQANPASLPPSILAITGMIPFTETIFLWQSGVMLLALIIVSLIIAYATAPGPNSARDAKACGVDPAFNLPKLQAPTRPGEWLEHSPLLTILLALLAAGWLFHEFSTKPAISAISGLNTYNFLFIMVGALLHWRPRSFLDAVARAVPTTTGVLIQFPLYGSIAALMTVVKGGDGQTLAHHISLFFTSIASHDTYALLMGVYSAVLGFFIPSGGGKWIIEAPYVMQVANDLQYHLGWAVQIYNAAEALPNLINPFYMLPLLGVLGLKARDLIGFSFVQLLVHTPLVLFLLWALGTTLKYLPPVMP
- a CDS encoding MFS transporter — encoded protein: MTATVSSQAQRFSRSDYKTLGLAALGGALEIYDFIIFVFFALTLSQLFFPPEMPEWLRLLQSFGIFVTGYLARPLGGILMAHFADHLGRKRVFSLSILMMALPCLLIGIMPTYAQIGYFAPLILLVLRVLQGAAVGGEVPSAWTFVAEHAPRSHRGYALGFLQAGLTFGYLLGALTATLLAQVFTPAEILDYAWRLPFLLGGVFGVIGVWLRRWLSETPVFLEMQARRQAAAELPLRTILRDHRAVLLPAMILTCVLTSAVVVLVVITPTMMQKTFGMSPSHTFALSALGIVFLNIGCVLAGLLVDRIGAWRAVLVYSLLLPVGVFMLYASLISGGIWLGAAYAVAGLSCGVVGAVPSVMVGLFPAQVRVSGISFTYNIAYALWASITPLILIALMPTSPWICVGYCVVMGAVGAGSAALFGKRHTLVG
- a CDS encoding gluconate:H+ symporter, translated to MELSTAAWMVHDTRLMFCVLLAIASIIVLISATKLPPFLSILIGTFIAGVGAGLPPEEVAKAFSKGAGAILGEAGIIIALGAMLGALMAESGAADRIATTLLGLGKGKSLPWVMALVAMVIGLPLFFEVGLVMMVPIIFVMAKRSNQPLLKIAIPALAGMTTLHALMPPHPGPLIAVGALHADLGLTMLLGFCLAMPAVILAGPLYGNWLSKRLHVDEPAEIGALFSAPPKAPRQPSFGVSLLIILLPVILMLGSTLAKVALPAQSTVGLTLKFLGEPLIALGLAVIAAVICLGWAAGMPRADVGNTLRKALAPIAVLLLTIGAGGGLKQTLLDAGVSQTISKVAEGAHMPYLLLAWLIAVALRQATGSATVATTTTAGILAPMMAGLAATQSSLVALAIGAGSVFFCHVNDAGFWMVREYFGLQLKQTIWVWSALQTIVSVVGLVGTLLLWHLLT